In Vibrio alginolyticus NBRC 15630 = ATCC 17749, one genomic interval encodes:
- a CDS encoding Hcp family type VI secretion system effector, with the protein MPTPAYMSIQGETQGHITKDTYSADSVGNTWQEAHVDEFLVQELDHVLTVPRDPQSGQPTGQRVHRPLVVTKVQDRSSPLLFNALVSGEKLPECVIRFYRTSVQGKQEHYYSIKLIDALLVDIQTRMNHCQDAATADRVTEEVLKFTYRAIEVTHENCGTAGNDDWRAPREA; encoded by the coding sequence ATGCCAACTCCAGCATATATGTCTATCCAAGGTGAGACTCAAGGCCATATTACTAAAGATACTTACTCTGCAGATTCAGTAGGTAACACATGGCAAGAAGCTCACGTTGATGAGTTCCTAGTACAAGAACTTGATCACGTGCTAACTGTTCCACGTGATCCACAAAGTGGTCAGCCAACTGGTCAACGTGTACACCGTCCACTTGTTGTAACTAAAGTTCAAGATCGCTCATCTCCACTACTATTCAACGCACTAGTATCTGGCGAAAAACTTCCTGAGTGTGTGATCCGCTTCTACCGTACTTCAGTTCAAGGTAAACAAGAGCACTACTACTCAATCAAATTGATTGATGCGCTACTTGTCGATATCCAAACTCGTATGAACCACTGTCAAGACGCAGCAACAGCTGACCGCGTGACAGAAGAAGTGCTTAAGTTCACTTACCGTGCGATCGAAGTAACTCACGAAAACTGTGGTACTGCGGGTAACGACGACTGGCGTGCTCCACGCGAAGCTTAA
- the tssH gene encoding type VI secretion system ATPase TssH yields MININLSSLIQRLHPIAKVALEDAAALAVSEKANEVQIEHYLLSLLERPNSDFDVLLSHFDCSENLLRQSVRSTLDTNAKGNGSKPVFSALLIEWLQESWLVSSLDLSETQIRSGALLLTLVSNPLRYGQHGYASILEAVNPDSLKRNFAELTSHSIEAQVANSEKTQAREDGSALSKFTTDFTGKARKGEIDPVFCRDQEIRQIVDILARRRKNNPIAVGEPGVGKTAVVEGLALKIVQGDVPDNLKGVELYGLDMGLLQAGASVKGEFEKRLNAVLDEVKNSPTPIILFIDEAHTLVGGGNQAGGSDAANLLKPALARGEVKTIAATTWSEYKKYFEKDPALARRFQLVKLDEPSPEQAALIIRGLRPAYEKSHNVYVRDDAITAAAALSARYISGRQLPDKAIDVLDTACARVNISLNAIPASVETLQQELAAQQRELEALERDALQQTGDKHSLANIPDLKLAMETTKEELAEQEAQWHKEKEQIQEMIALRSRLHELVFGETNEEELVADEDSEQEQDVSPYAEMDEEAVRIAISACQEQLDVIRNGNPLVHFEVGPDEVSHVISDWTGIPMGKMLQDEAETTLKLKESLTQSIKGQEYAIDALSEGIQTAKAGLGNPDAPTGVFLLVGPSGVGKTETARAIADQMFGGERFMTTINMSEFQEKHTVSRLIGSPPGYVGYGEGGMLTEAVRQRPYSVVLLDEVEKADPEVLNLFYQVFDKGTLNDGEGRTIDFKNTLIIMTSNLATHEIESLVHQSKDIDANIIAEAIRPTLNQHFKPALLARMSVLPFVPLSDEAMTEIIHHKLNKVSQRLQSHHKLSLSYEESLVEFVLGNCRLAETGARNIDAVINRQLLPQLSTQLLVHDKDDSHTQIEVSVDEQGTLTYAFS; encoded by the coding sequence ATGATAAATATAAACCTTTCTTCATTAATTCAGCGTCTACACCCGATTGCAAAAGTAGCATTAGAAGACGCCGCTGCACTTGCAGTCTCTGAAAAAGCAAACGAAGTTCAAATTGAGCATTATTTACTGAGTCTATTAGAAAGGCCAAATAGTGATTTTGACGTCTTATTAAGTCATTTTGATTGTTCTGAGAACTTATTAAGACAATCGGTTCGATCCACACTCGACACCAACGCCAAAGGAAATGGCAGCAAACCTGTTTTTTCTGCTTTATTAATCGAATGGTTGCAAGAAAGCTGGCTGGTTTCTTCTTTAGATCTATCCGAAACACAAATCCGCTCTGGCGCCCTGCTCCTTACTCTTGTTAGCAATCCTCTCCGTTACGGCCAACATGGTTATGCCTCTATCCTTGAGGCGGTAAATCCTGACAGCCTTAAGCGTAACTTTGCAGAACTAACAAGCCACTCTATTGAGGCGCAAGTTGCTAATTCAGAGAAAACACAAGCTCGTGAGGATGGCTCAGCACTGAGCAAGTTCACGACAGACTTCACTGGTAAAGCACGCAAAGGCGAAATCGATCCTGTTTTCTGCCGTGACCAAGAAATCCGCCAAATCGTGGACATTCTTGCTCGTCGCCGTAAAAACAACCCTATTGCTGTTGGTGAACCGGGCGTTGGTAAAACCGCAGTAGTAGAAGGCTTGGCACTTAAGATTGTACAAGGTGACGTACCAGACAACCTCAAAGGTGTTGAGCTTTACGGCCTGGACATGGGTCTTCTGCAAGCTGGTGCAAGCGTAAAAGGCGAATTCGAAAAACGCCTAAACGCAGTATTGGATGAAGTGAAAAACTCGCCAACCCCTATCATTCTTTTCATCGATGAAGCACACACCCTTGTTGGCGGTGGTAACCAAGCGGGCGGCAGCGACGCGGCAAACTTGCTAAAACCAGCCCTAGCGCGTGGTGAAGTGAAAACCATCGCTGCGACAACATGGTCGGAATACAAGAAGTACTTCGAGAAAGATCCTGCTCTTGCGCGTCGTTTCCAATTGGTGAAACTCGACGAACCGTCTCCTGAGCAAGCAGCATTGATCATTCGTGGTCTGCGCCCAGCATACGAGAAGTCACATAACGTTTACGTGCGTGACGATGCTATCACTGCTGCGGCAGCACTTTCTGCTCGTTACATCTCTGGTCGTCAACTGCCAGACAAAGCGATCGATGTACTAGATACGGCGTGTGCACGAGTGAACATCAGCCTTAATGCCATTCCTGCTTCTGTTGAGACTCTGCAACAAGAACTTGCAGCTCAACAGCGCGAGCTTGAAGCACTTGAGCGTGATGCTCTGCAGCAAACTGGCGACAAGCACAGCCTTGCTAACATTCCAGACCTAAAACTGGCAATGGAAACAACGAAAGAAGAGCTAGCAGAACAAGAAGCGCAATGGCACAAAGAAAAAGAGCAGATCCAAGAGATGATTGCTCTACGCTCTCGCTTACATGAACTGGTCTTTGGAGAAACAAATGAAGAAGAGCTTGTTGCAGACGAAGATTCAGAACAAGAGCAAGACGTTTCTCCATATGCAGAAATGGATGAAGAAGCCGTTCGCATTGCCATTTCGGCCTGCCAAGAACAGCTAGATGTAATCCGCAATGGCAACCCACTGGTTCACTTTGAAGTGGGCCCAGATGAAGTTAGCCACGTCATCTCGGACTGGACTGGTATTCCAATGGGTAAGATGCTTCAAGACGAAGCAGAAACCACGCTAAAACTGAAAGAAAGCCTAACACAAAGCATCAAAGGCCAAGAATACGCTATCGATGCACTGTCTGAAGGCATTCAAACTGCGAAAGCTGGTCTAGGTAACCCAGACGCACCAACAGGCGTATTCCTGCTGGTTGGCCCAAGTGGCGTGGGTAAAACCGAAACGGCTCGTGCGATCGCTGATCAAATGTTTGGTGGTGAGCGCTTTATGACGACCATTAACATGTCTGAGTTCCAAGAGAAGCACACGGTATCTCGCCTAATCGGTTCTCCTCCGGGTTACGTAGGTTACGGTGAAGGCGGCATGCTGACAGAAGCGGTTCGTCAACGTCCATATTCTGTTGTTCTTCTTGATGAAGTGGAAAAAGCCGACCCTGAAGTGTTGAACCTGTTCTACCAAGTGTTCGACAAAGGCACGCTGAACGACGGCGAAGGCCGCACAATCGACTTCAAGAACACGCTGATCATCATGACCAGTAACCTTGCGACGCATGAGATCGAATCTTTGGTTCATCAATCCAAAGACATCGATGCAAACATCATCGCAGAAGCTATTCGCCCTACTTTGAACCAACACTTCAAGCCGGCGCTGTTGGCACGTATGTCAGTACTACCATTTGTTCCGCTGTCTGATGAAGCAATGACAGAAATTATTCACCACAAGCTGAACAAAGTTTCTCAGCGTCTACAGAGTCATCACAAGTTGTCTCTGAGCTACGAAGAAAGCTTGGTTGAGTTCGTACTAGGTAACTGTCGCCTTGCTGAAACGGGCGCGCGTAACATCGACGCGGTCATCAACCGTCAGTTGCTGCCGCAACTATCGACTCAGCTATTAGTGCATGACAAGGATGATTCACATACGCAAATCGAAGTGTCTGTCGATGAGCAAGGAACACTAACCTATGCGTTCAGCTAA